A genome region from Chloroflexi bacterium ADurb.Bin180 includes the following:
- a CDS encoding putative TrmH family tRNA/rRNA methyltransferase: MLQILYGRNAVLEALRANRRRCTNITIAEGVHERGSAEAILALAAERGVPVKRVPRGQLDDLGPINHQGVAGQFESYPYVDLSEILGVSRDTGEPPFLLLLDSLQDPQNLGTLLRTAEVVGVHGVVIPRHRAAEITPAVSNASAGAVEHLHIAQVTNLVRAMEELKEAGVWIVGVENLPEAEDYHAARLNMPLALVIGSEGHGLGHLVRERCDLWIKLPMKGKIQSLNAAVAGSIVLYEGWRQRQGAR, translated from the coding sequence ATGCTGCAGATACTCTACGGGCGCAATGCGGTTCTGGAGGCCCTGCGGGCCAATCGCCGCCGTTGCACCAACATCACCATCGCTGAAGGCGTACACGAGCGGGGTTCTGCCGAGGCAATTCTCGCCCTGGCGGCGGAGCGAGGAGTGCCGGTCAAGCGCGTTCCGCGTGGTCAGTTGGACGACCTCGGACCAATCAACCATCAAGGCGTTGCCGGGCAGTTCGAGTCCTATCCCTACGTCGATCTGTCAGAGATACTCGGCGTATCTCGCGACACGGGAGAACCCCCTTTCCTGCTGCTGCTTGACTCACTTCAAGACCCGCAGAATCTGGGCACTCTTCTGCGTACGGCCGAGGTCGTCGGCGTACACGGTGTGGTGATCCCGCGCCACCGTGCCGCTGAGATCACCCCTGCGGTGAGCAATGCCTCGGCGGGAGCTGTAGAGCACCTGCACATCGCCCAGGTCACCAACCTGGTCAGGGCAATGGAGGAGCTGAAGGAAGCGGGGGTCTGGATAGTCGGCGTGGAGAACCTACCCGAGGCAGAGGACTATCACGCCGCCAGGCTCAACATGCCACTGGCGCTGGTGATCGGCAGCGAAGGCCACGGTCTGGGTCATCTGGTGCGCGAGCGCTGCGACCTGTGGATCAAGTTGCCGATGAAGGGCAAGATTCAATCACTGAATGCCGCTGTCGCCGGATCGATTGTGCTCTACGAAGGATGGCGGCAGCGCCAGGGCGCGCGCTGA
- a CDS encoding Branched-chain amino acid transport system / permease component: protein MKEPKFRLSRPVVLALLVLVVGLAFALYFSAKIPADRLSTLGFEKLGEKAVLTRSTVKSIGWMIAFLAGVALVIYPRRPKISVVAVVLGILLAILASLTALAQGGSIDIVGMLASSLRMCTPIALGALAGILCERSGIVNIGIEGMMLAAAAFGFGANLYFKNIWIGVLVAILVGGLMALIHALMCIRFKTDQIISGTAINILAVGASGFLRRAYLVKAYFVGSTLPIIKIPFLSQIPVLGTLLFRSQPIVYLMLILVPLVYLMLFYTPWGLRTRAVGEHPRAADTVGVNVYKVQYVNVILAGMIAGLAGAWFSLETVGSFEDVMTGGKGFISLAAMIFGNWNPIGAFLGSLLFGFTDALQIKLQILGVKLPYQFLGMAPYLVTMVVLAGLIGRTTPPAAEGKPYEK, encoded by the coding sequence ATGAAAGAGCCCAAGTTCCGTCTATCCCGCCCGGTGGTCCTGGCACTGCTCGTGCTGGTGGTTGGACTCGCCTTTGCGCTCTACTTCTCAGCCAAGATCCCTGCCGACAGGTTGTCGACCCTGGGCTTTGAAAAGCTGGGTGAGAAGGCTGTGCTAACCAGGTCGACAGTCAAGTCCATAGGCTGGATGATCGCATTCCTGGCCGGAGTGGCGCTGGTAATCTATCCCAGACGTCCCAAGATATCGGTCGTTGCGGTAGTGTTGGGCATCCTGCTGGCCATCCTGGCCTCGTTGACGGCGCTGGCACAGGGTGGAAGCATCGATATCGTGGGCATGCTGGCCTCGAGCCTGCGCATGTGCACGCCTATCGCCCTGGGTGCGCTGGCCGGGATCCTCTGCGAGCGTTCCGGCATCGTGAACATTGGCATCGAAGGCATGATGCTGGCCGCGGCGGCCTTTGGCTTTGGCGCCAACTTGTACTTTAAGAACATCTGGATCGGTGTGCTGGTCGCGATCCTGGTCGGTGGACTGATGGCATTGATTCATGCGCTGATGTGCATCCGCTTCAAGACCGACCAGATCATCAGCGGCACGGCCATCAATATCCTTGCAGTAGGCGCATCAGGTTTTCTACGCCGGGCCTATCTGGTCAAGGCGTACTTTGTTGGCAGCACGCTGCCCATTATCAAGATCCCCTTCCTGTCGCAGATTCCGGTGCTGGGTACGCTGCTCTTCCGCAGCCAGCCAATCGTGTACCTCATGCTGATTCTGGTACCGCTGGTCTACTTGATGCTCTTCTACACACCGTGGGGGCTGAGGACTCGCGCCGTAGGCGAACATCCGCGAGCAGCCGATACGGTCGGAGTGAACGTCTACAAGGTGCAGTACGTGAACGTGATCCTGGCGGGAATGATTGCTGGTCTGGCCGGCGCGTGGTTCTCGCTAGAGACCGTGGGCAGTTTTGAGGACGTGATGACTGGCGGCAAAGGCTTCATCTCCCTGGCGGCCATGATCTTTGGTAACTGGAACCCGATTGGGGCGTTCCTGGGTTCGTTGCTCTTTGGTTTTACCGACGCTTTGCAGATCAAGCTGCAAATCCTGGGCGTGAAGCTGCCTTACCAGTTCCTGGGAATGGCGCCTTACCTGGTGACGATGGTGGTTCTGGCCGGGTTGATCGGCCGCACTACCCCGCCTGCTGCGGAAGGCAAGCCTTACGAGAAGTAG
- a CDS encoding inner membrane ABC transporter permease protein YjfF codes for MTAEAKKEPRAFASWLSSLPEKLIPVLAVVTALAIGAIVIWATKASVVKAYRGLIEGALFGVTNFTETLVIATPYTLAGLAVALASRCGLFNIGAEGQFYMGALFAVYVGFSVKGLPAVVHLPLAVLAGALGGAVWGAIPGILKAKLGAHEVTNAIMLNYIAVKVVDYVVKNPFRDRTSTIPRTPYILPTATLPRLLTDHRVHAGLLIAIAAVFVVYWLLWKTTVGFEIRTVGANPDAAHYAGISVTRNFVLAMVLSGALAGLAGTGEVLGTNRTLPAAFISGYGFDSIAIALIAKNHPLGIFPAAFLWAALRNGAGLMQVRAGISIDLINIVQGLVIIFIAADEIIRGLYRIKRSKDQIRDIVFTRGWGR; via the coding sequence GTGACCGCTGAAGCCAAGAAGGAACCTCGGGCTTTTGCCTCGTGGTTGAGTAGCCTCCCTGAGAAACTCATTCCGGTCCTGGCAGTGGTAACCGCGCTGGCCATTGGTGCTATTGTCATCTGGGCCACCAAGGCCAGCGTAGTGAAAGCCTATCGCGGGTTGATCGAGGGCGCTCTGTTCGGAGTAACCAACTTTACCGAGACGCTGGTTATTGCCACACCCTACACTCTGGCCGGACTGGCGGTGGCCCTGGCATCGCGTTGCGGCCTGTTCAACATCGGTGCCGAAGGCCAGTTCTACATGGGAGCACTGTTCGCGGTCTATGTCGGTTTCTCGGTGAAAGGGCTTCCTGCGGTGGTGCATCTGCCTCTGGCAGTGCTGGCCGGCGCACTGGGTGGTGCGGTGTGGGGAGCCATTCCTGGCATCCTGAAGGCCAAGCTGGGCGCCCACGAGGTGACCAACGCGATCATGCTCAACTATATCGCGGTCAAGGTCGTGGACTATGTGGTCAAGAACCCCTTCAGAGATAGAACGTCGACTATCCCCCGTACACCCTACATCCTCCCTACGGCGACCCTGCCGCGTTTGCTGACGGATCATCGTGTGCATGCAGGCTTGCTCATCGCGATTGCTGCTGTCTTTGTGGTTTACTGGCTGCTGTGGAAAACCACGGTCGGCTTTGAGATCCGCACCGTTGGCGCCAACCCCGATGCCGCCCACTACGCAGGCATCAGTGTGACGCGCAACTTTGTCCTGGCCATGGTGCTGAGCGGGGCGTTGGCCGGTCTGGCTGGTACGGGAGAGGTGCTGGGAACAAATCGCACCCTTCCCGCGGCCTTTATCTCCGGATACGGCTTTGACAGCATTGCCATCGCTCTGATTGCCAAGAACCATCCCTTGGGAATCTTCCCGGCAGCGTTCTTGTGGGCGGCCCTGCGCAACGGAGCAGGGCTGATGCAGGTTCGGGCGGGGATTTCCATCGACTTGATCAACATCGTTCAAGGGCTGGTGATTATCTTTATCGCTGCTGACGAGATCATCCGCGGACTGTACCGTATCAAGCGCAGCAAAGACCAGATTCGCGACATTGTCTTTACCCGCGGCTGGGGTAGATAG
- a CDS encoding cytidylate kinase, with protein MPIVTLSRQLGAGGSEIAAGVAKALGLRIIDGTAIDEAARKCGVPELALDELGFEGRRGLIQRILDALKASPAVPSLVEMERRESLLPISASPPRGAFTPALPLLSTAMDDYVRMMGIVIQDMARENNVLIIGRASQMLLRDNPQALHLQVVAPLARRVAKLMAQSTLGQREATQRILASDEARREFLRRYYAVNWLDPQLYDLVINTGRVSIATAVQLAVMTQVQRLVPEASPTERRPDLGS; from the coding sequence GTGCCAATCGTCACGCTGTCGAGACAACTTGGCGCCGGCGGCTCGGAAATCGCTGCCGGGGTGGCAAAGGCTCTTGGCCTGCGCATCATCGACGGCACGGCCATCGACGAGGCAGCTCGCAAGTGCGGAGTGCCAGAGCTGGCGCTCGATGAGCTCGGTTTCGAAGGTCGCCGCGGCCTGATTCAGCGCATCCTTGACGCGCTCAAAGCCTCTCCTGCCGTCCCCAGTCTGGTAGAGATGGAACGACGCGAGTCATTGCTGCCCATCTCCGCGTCACCGCCGCGCGGCGCCTTCACTCCGGCTTTGCCGCTGCTCAGCACGGCGATGGATGACTATGTGCGTATGATGGGCATCGTCATCCAGGACATGGCGCGGGAGAACAACGTACTGATCATCGGACGGGCCAGTCAAATGCTGCTCCGCGACAACCCGCAGGCTCTACACCTGCAAGTGGTCGCGCCGCTAGCCCGCCGCGTCGCCAAACTCATGGCTCAGAGCACTCTTGGCCAAAGAGAGGCCACCCAGCGCATCCTGGCCAGCGATGAGGCCCGCCGCGAGTTCCTGCGACGCTACTATGCAGTGAACTGGCTCGACCCGCAGCTCTATGACCTGGTCATCAACACGGGGCGGGTATCCATTGCTACCGCAGTGCAACTCGCCGTGATGACCCAGGTCCAGCGACTCGTGCCAGAGGCTTCCCCTACCGAAAGGAGACCTGACCTTGGCTCTTAG
- the cysS gene encoding Cysteine--tRNA ligase, with amino-acid sequence MALRIYSTLSRQKEDFVTLEAGVVKMYVCGPNLYGPAHVGHAMSYIIFDTIRRYLQYRGYRVKYVQNFTDIEDRIIEMARSLNTTVQELAEKYIARFYAEMDALNVLRADYNPRATGVIPKIIEIVAGLVEKGYAYPVDGDVYFRVTRMPDYGKLSHRALDGMEAGARIEVDERKEHPMDFALWKASKPGEPAWDSPWGKGRPGWHIECSAMSMQYLGEQLDIHGGGHDVIFPHHENEIAQSEAFTGKVPFVRYWVHNALLRLHEGEEKMTRHLGNIVSIQEALDRYSSDAIRLFILSSHYRSPLTWKDENILAAERGVERIKVALKDWTGHPQQSPGDALCEEADRARDEFIAGMDDDFNSPRAIAQVYELARLINAARDAQAPAESVAYAQGILHELTGVLGLTLKGRAAPSEVEPFIALLVLTRNELRAAKQFALADQIRNRLAGLGVVLEDSADGTAWKYTG; translated from the coding sequence TTGGCTCTTAGGATCTACAGTACTCTGTCCAGGCAGAAGGAGGATTTCGTTACCCTGGAGGCCGGCGTGGTCAAGATGTACGTCTGCGGACCGAACCTGTACGGTCCGGCTCACGTTGGCCATGCCATGTCCTACATCATCTTTGACACTATCCGCCGATACCTGCAGTACCGTGGGTACCGGGTCAAGTACGTGCAGAACTTTACCGACATCGAGGACCGCATCATTGAGATGGCTCGTTCGCTCAATACCACCGTCCAGGAACTTGCGGAAAAGTACATCGCGCGCTTTTACGCCGAGATGGACGCACTCAACGTCCTGCGTGCCGACTATAACCCCAGGGCAACAGGGGTCATCCCCAAGATCATCGAAATCGTTGCTGGCCTCGTGGAAAAGGGCTATGCCTACCCGGTTGACGGCGATGTCTATTTCCGTGTGACGCGCATGCCCGATTACGGCAAGCTTTCACACCGTGCGCTGGATGGCATGGAGGCCGGTGCCCGCATTGAGGTAGACGAACGTAAAGAACACCCGATGGACTTTGCCCTGTGGAAGGCCTCCAAGCCGGGTGAACCAGCCTGGGACAGCCCCTGGGGCAAGGGCCGCCCCGGCTGGCATATCGAGTGCTCCGCTATGTCGATGCAGTACCTCGGCGAGCAGCTCGACATCCATGGCGGCGGTCACGACGTGATCTTTCCTCACCACGAGAACGAGATCGCCCAGTCTGAAGCCTTCACCGGCAAGGTACCCTTCGTCCGGTACTGGGTGCACAATGCCCTCTTGCGCTTGCACGAAGGCGAGGAAAAAATGACGCGCCACCTGGGCAATATCGTCAGCATCCAGGAGGCTCTGGACAGGTACAGCAGCGACGCGATCCGGCTGTTCATCCTCTCCTCTCACTATCGCAGTCCGCTGACGTGGAAGGATGAGAACATCCTGGCTGCCGAGCGCGGAGTCGAACGCATCAAGGTAGCACTCAAGGACTGGACCGGCCATCCGCAGCAGAGCCCCGGAGACGCCCTGTGTGAGGAGGCCGACCGGGCACGCGACGAGTTCATTGCCGGAATGGACGACGATTTCAACTCTCCGCGTGCCATTGCCCAGGTCTATGAGCTGGCCCGGCTGATCAATGCCGCTCGCGATGCCCAGGCGCCAGCCGAGTCAGTCGCCTACGCACAGGGCATCCTTCACGAGCTCACCGGGGTGCTGGGCCTGACGCTCAAGGGAAGGGCTGCACCCAGTGAGGTCGAGCCTTTCATTGCCTTGCTGGTCTTGACCAGAAACGAGCTGCGGGCGGCCAAGCAGTTTGCCCTTGCGGATCAGATTCGCAACCGCCTGGCTGGTCTTGGCGTGGTGCTCGAGGACAGTGCGGACGGCACCGCCTGGAAATACACCGGGTAG